One genomic segment of Gossypium arboreum isolate Shixiya-1 chromosome 3, ASM2569848v2, whole genome shotgun sequence includes these proteins:
- the LOC108476136 gene encoding kinesin-like protein KIN-12D isoform X1, translating into MLRDFKFLRRNTSKNEEVENVPVNPRDSLASQQSNDGSSRPPLNTIQDPTTKPKLEQEGSVRSRIDRTPTKPKPKLPDSTLPLKTPDKHGFLSKTRYGWAKNEAAESDSRNAGTTNMTPRVSRGIGKATSSCYSESNSTQSTPTKSVSKPPVSGFRNKFDGNGGMRGGNFAALYRGVPSSSGGPVTVVNTVEVPHFDLKEDPSFWMDHNVQVLIRVRPLNGVEKSTNGYNRCLKQENSQTIAWIGQPETRFTFDHVACETVDQEMLFRMAGLPMVENCLSGYNSCMFAYGQTGSGKTYTMLGQIEDLEVKPSPQRGMTPRIFEFLFARIQAEEEIRRDEKLKYNCKCSFLEIYNEQITDLLDPSATNLLLREDVKKGVYVENLTEFEVQTVSDILKLLSQGSLNRKVAATNMNRESSRSHSVFTCVIESRWEKDSTTNLRFARLNLVDLAGSERQKTSGAEGERLKEAASINKSLSTLGHVIMILVDVANGKQRHVPYRDSKLTFLLQDSLGGNSKTMIIANVSPSICCAIETLNTLKFAQRAKLIQNNAVVNEDSTGDVIALQNQIRLLKEELSALKRQNVSRSLSFGAAITGTVQLEESLDDGNTYDMCLEEDDLGYESKSTVRMSFKQLNSLEATLAGALRREKNAETSIKKLEAEIEQLNRLVRQREEDTRSSKMMLRFREDKIQRMESLVRGSLPADSFLLEENKALSEEIQLLQAKVDKNPEVTRFALENIRLLDQLRRFQEFYEEGEKEILLDEISKLRDQLLRFLDGKSNHLSCPSSNDRLQEAVRISEENDSLQSELKNTLNELEECRHNLNSCLEENAKLSREINNLHAMLNSLKSSACHQDGNSKAVKDSDRNGETMEMSSVQKMTSEEQIMDLQLELDILKIILQEEKTSHAAVEERADCLTRDLEMAKGKLVMLNKEIEDANGDLEEAKSVIEALESQQIFSINEMEDLRKSKSDLVKLLSEQEAEITALKKQLSGRTFKDAAPPKKIESEESSLQLKLKRMHDSLENAKKMNIWYQNDRAFMASNEEEVDEICRQAEAETAEVIVCLQEELTLLQQQIQDCHLKEVEAQNGAVFLETELKELQEKVGMLTEDNKQLLGRLEMKDGELRTLMEEWELLSSEIETILADGHEELVDAGNQLELLSSSFPQRRIWISEKVGRVVRVLSEKELLIEELGRCLEDATDKRSELECMLKSLRGAALILNEAQQQECNEKEKEIVLLKKELNLKTSIIRKLEDRMKMADDDLRNASTCATVAFVLVNRLSEANHNHLNALKGKHEQLAESAKAILSKDALLIDQATMIEEAEKHIHSLETEVEKSEESCTELSQRLLEEEQHAAAIEQKLEDMVENDILKTQEELSNLKDRMKMAEDDLRNASTCATVAFVLVNRLSEANHNHLNALKGKDKQLAESAEAILSKDALLINQATMIEEAETRIHSLETEVEKSEEACTELRQRLLEEEQCAAAIEQKLEDMVENDFLKTQEELSKLEDRMKMAEDDLRNASTCATVAFVLVNRLSEANHNHLNALKGKDALLIDQATMIEEAEKHIRSLKIEVAKSEEVCTDLQKRLFEEGQHAAAIEQKLEDMVEIDILKTQEELSKLRTGVSTLRAHMGMHRDSDRSPERSVKENLYTSNDGRDERRSNKRADAKNLHSIQGQETGTPDCSLKVVESLHGSRCDEKTIESGNTCKNKCDRDVTIILLKKEIESAMESLKEVQAEMARICNEKEEIRLSEKQSKEGLQCLAAHALALEEAMNDFGKLLEVKIRAVHQKINTVEQTVQEISTHWCQTKEFLELEVGDAKIIATQKASEASCILAKFEEAQDTITEADIMINGLMIANEKMKLDIKRRKQVETALLNERDELINQVKSLQSINTVKDQQLEDLEEQFGSSLTETRFMVAELEGLITELKTAFSQSVKAVACDSHCLKSLLFDSMKLACSWLEDVWSEIIVKDCAVSVLHLCHMGILLETLTGLNAENGLLQHGLSESNAVIANLREHNSRSRRELEMCRDIKGKLLADIKNSFDRISKKEEETGELSIKLVTFEKKISALQFQEEVMLQRSNHMGSQLAVLMKELDLSNTNFVSSLLDQEQLLKDKEVQLESQAEISMVDLCTKDFESLIFSSEMKQMIVHLTDSGKKLTNAYAVLDGLKKEMTFTKLDACLKEQLLVERESELSFLQEKVEEAQVEQRMLKKENCLLLQDLEEQKADSGKKLANAYSVADGLKKEMIFAKLDAYLKGQLLVEQESELSFLQEKVEEAQIELRKMKKENCLLLQNLDEKEADTGKKLTNAYAVIDGLKKEIIFAKVDAFLKEQLLEEQERISKFIEEFEFLENRTEELESENMNLHAELSRKDEVLRGLLFDLSLLQESASNTKDQKDEMEEMVSTLEALEDELAVKSSELNEAVSHSHMLKVQLQEKLETITSLQLDIKGERESLKLLYSENQELKSHIEDALAVKSSLEDELTERKKITESLEVEISEMNNTLSEMKDTIEFLSSNLNEVSGERDELHMEVLSLEEKLRKAQAEAKQSEANAMEAQQMAESKKTYAEEKEAEVKLLERSVEELECTINVLENKVDIIKGEAERQRLQREELESELDAIKVQMQNVKNADADMKRCLDEKTKDLQQALDQIQILETDISDKDREIAQCITHISELNVHAEAQAKEYKQKFKALEAMAEQVKPEGYASNAQSHSSNKLEKNVAKPRGSGSPFKCIGLGLAQQMKLEKDEDLTAARLRIEELESLAANRQKEIFSLNARLAAAESMTHDVIRDLLGVKLDMTNYVSLLDNQQVQKITEKARLDNLESQVKDHEVVKLKQQLNEFVEERQGWLEEIDRKQAELTAVHVALENVRQRDQLLKIENEMLKMENVNYKKKVLELEGEVKKLSGQQNLQQRIHHHAKIKEENNMLKIQNEELGVKLRRTEVVLSRVREELGHYRASIGKSPCVNFDEEQRLNNKLRESDEDRVQLAHKLLALCTSVLKAAGITMPISDICPAAAEEALEQLQNKVISLERELQSLTLKNKIYSERNRLSELMPQTSPPASARTDENCHTPKRPFLSTLDR; encoded by the exons ATGTTGAGAGATTTCAAATTCTTGAGGCGAAACACAAGCAAGAACGAGGAAGTGGAGAATGTTCCAGTAAACCCTAGAGATTCACTAGCTTCTCAACAGAGCAATGATGGATCGAGTAGGCCCCCTCTCAACACGATTCAAGATCCAACGACAAAACCGAAACTGGAGCAAGAAGGAAGTGTTCGAAGCCGAATCGATAGAACTCCGACTAAACCTAAACCTAAACTGCCGGATTCGACATTGCCTCTCAAAACACCAGATAAACATGGGTTTTTGTCGAAAACTAGGTATGGTTGGGCGAAGAATGAAGCAGCTGAATCGGATTCGCGTAATGCGGGGACTACAAATATGACACCAAGGGTGAGTAGGGGAATAGGGAAGGCAACTTCGAGTTGTTATTCGGAGAGTAATTCAACACAGAGTACGCCAACAAAGAGTGTTAGTAAGCCTCCGGTTTCGGGTTTTAGGAACAAATTTGATGGGAATGGAGGGATGCGTGGAGGGAATTTTGCTGCATTGTACAGAGGAGTGCCTAGTTCTTCTGGTGGCCCGGTTACTGTTGTCAATACTGTTGAAGTTCCTCACTTCGACCTTAAGGAAGACCCCTCATTTTGGATGGATCACAATGTACAG GTTCTTATTCGTGTCCGTCCTCTTAATGGAGTAGAGAAGAGCACAAATGGCTATAACAGATGCTTAAAGCAAGAAAATTCTCAGACTATCGCTTGGATTGGGCAGCCAGAAACTAGATTCACGTTTGATCATGTGGCATGTGAAACAGTAGACCAG GAAATGCTTTTTAGGATGGCTGGTCTGCCAATGGTTGAAAATTGCTTATCAGGCTATAATAGCTGTATGTTTGCCTATGGCCAG ACAGGAAGTGGAAAGACATATACAATGCTCGGACAGATTGAAGATTTGGAAGTCAAGCCGAGTCCACAACGGGGAATGACACCACGGATATTTGAGTTTTTGTTTGCAAGAATTCAAGCT GAAGAGGAAATCCGAAGAGATGAGAAGTTAAAATACAATTGCAAGTGCTCTTTCCTTGAGATTTACAATGAACAAATAACTGATCTTCTTGATCCTTCTGCTACCAACTTACTT CTAAGGGAAGATGTTAAGAAAGGAGTGTACGTGGAAAATCTCACTGAATTTGAAGTTCAGACCGTGAGTGATATTTTGAAGCTTTTGTCTCAG GGTTCTCTAAATAGGAAAGTTGCAGCAACAAATATGAACAGGGAGAGCAGTCGTTCACATAGTGTTTTTACATGTGTTATTGAGAGCAGGTGGGAAAAAGATTCCACAACTAATTTACGGTTTGCAAGATTAAACCTGGTTGATCTTGCTGGTTCAGAAAG GCAAAAAACTTCTGGGGCTGAGGGTGAGCGTTTAAAGGAAGCAGCTAGCATAAATAAATCTCTATCAACACTTGG TCATGTAATTATGATTCTTGTGGATGTGGCTAACGGAAAGCAACGACATGTTCCATATAGAGACTCAAAGCTCACCTTTCTTCTTCAG GATTCACTTGGTGGAAATTCTAAAACAATGATAATTGCTAATGTCAGCCCTTCTATCTG CTGTGCAATTGAAACGCTTAACACTCTAAAGTTTGCTCAGCGAGCAAAATTAATACAAAACAAT GCTGTGGTGAACGAAGATTCCACTGGAGATGTCATTGCACTACAAAACCAGATACGACTTCTAAAG GAGGAGCTTTCTGCTCTTAAACGTCAGAATGTGTCCCGGTCCCTGTCTTTTGGTGCAGCAATCACTGGTACAGTGCAATTGGAAGAAAGTCTTGATGATGGTAACACGTATGATATGTGTCTGGAAGAAGATGATTTGGGATATGAATCCAAAAGCACTGTGAGAATGTCCTTTAAGCAG TTAAACTCTTTGGAAGCAACACTTGCTGGTGCCTTGAGAAGGGAGAAAAACGCAGAAACTTCTATCAAAAAGCTTGAAGCAGAGATTGAACAACTGAACCGTTTG GTTCGTCAAAGAGAAGAAGACACCAGAAGCAGTAAAATGATGCTCAGGTTTCGTGAAGACAAGATTCAAAGAATGGAATCACTTGTTCGTGGCTCATTACCTGCAGATTCTTTTTTGCTCGAAGAGAATAAAGCACTCTCTGAAGAGATTCAGTTACTTCAGGCTAAAGTTGATAAAAATCCTGAAGTAACTCGTTTTGCGTTGGAGAATATAAGGCTTTTAGACCAACTTAGAAG GTTTCAAGAATTCTACGAGGAAGGGGAAAAAGAGATACTATTGGACGAAATATCCAAATTGCGGGATCAG CTGCTGCGATTTCTTGATGGGAAGTCTAATCATCTTAGCTGCCCGAGCTCAAATGATCGTCTGCAG GAAGCTGTTCGCATCAGCGAAGAAAATGACTCCCTACAGTCTGAG TTAAAGAACACTCTCAATGAGTTAGAAGAATGCAGGCACAACCTTAATTCTTGCTTGGAGGAGAATGCAAAACTTAGTAG AGAAATTAACAATTTACATGCTATGTTAAATAGCCTCAAGTCTTCAGCTTGTCATCAAGATGGCAACTCCAAAGCCGTAAAG GATTCAGACAGAAATGGGGAAACAATGGAGATGAGTTCAGTTCAGAAAATGACAAGTGAGGAACAAATTATGGATTTGCAGTTGGAATTGGATATACTAAAGATTATTCTTCAAGAAGAGAAAACATCTCATGCTGCAGTTGAAGAAAGAGCGGACTGCTTGACTAGAGATCTTGAGATGGCAAAAGGCAAACTTGTGATGCTGAACAAAGAAATTGAGGATGCAAATGGCGATCTAGAGGAGGCAAAGTCTGTAATTGAAGCACTTGAGTCCCAACAGATTTTTTCAATCAACGAGATGGAGGACTTGAGGAAAAGCAAAAGTGATCTTGTAAAGCTTTTGAGTGAACAGGAAGCTGAAATTACTGCCTTGAAAAAGCAACTTTCTGGTAGAACTTTTAAAGATGCTGCACCACCTAAAAAGATAGAGAGTGAAGAATCCAGCCTACAGTTGAAATTGAAGAGGATGCATGACTCCCTTGAGAATGCCAAAAAGATGAATATTTGGTACCAAAATGATCGTGCTTTTATGGCATCTAATGAAGAAGAAGTGGATGAAATCTGTCGGCAGGCTGAAGCTGAAACTGCTGAGGTTATTGTCTGTTTGCAGGAAGAACTTACTCTTCTTCAGCAACAAATCCAAGATTGTCATTTGAAGGAGGTGGAGGCTCAAAATGGTGCAGTCTTTTTAGAAACTGAGTTGAAGGAATTGCAAGAAAAGGTAGGTATGTTGACTGAGGATAATAAACAGTTACTTGGAAGGCTTGAAATGAAAGATGGGGAACTAAGAACATTAATGGAAGAGTGGGAACTGCTAAGTTCTGAGATTGAAACTATACTAGCTGATGGTCACGAGGAACTTGTTGATGCTGGTAATCAACTGGAACTCCTTTCCAGTTCTTTTCCACAGAGAAGGATTTGGATTTCTGAGAAAGTTGGTAGGGTGGTCAGAGTACTCTCTGAAAAGGAATTACTGATTGAAGAGCTTGGAAGATGCCTGGAGGATGCAACAGATAAAAGAAGTGAGCTGGAGTGCATGCTGAAGTCTTTAAGAGGTGCTGCACTGATTCTTAATGAAGCACAGCAGCAAGAATGCaatgaaaaagagaaagaaattgtTCTACTGAAGAAAGAACTGAACTTAAAAACATCAATCATTAGAAAGCTTGAGGACAGAATGAAGATGGCTGACGATGACCTGAGAAATGCATCTACTTGTGCAACTGTTGCTTTTGTACTTGTGAATAGATTATCAGAGGCAAACCATAATCATCTCAATGCATTGAAGGGTAAGCACGAACAACTTGCAGAATCAGCAAAGGCAATCTTGAGTAAGGATGCTCTTTTGATTGACCAAGCTACCATGATTGAAGAAGCAGAAAAACATATTCATTCCCTTGAAACTGAAGTTGAAAAGTCAGAGGAATCTTGCACTGAACTTAGCCAGAGGCTTCTGGAGGAGGAGCAGCATGCTGCTGCTATTGAACAAAAGCTTGAAGATATGGTGGAGAATGACATTTTGAAGACACAGGAGGAGCTGTCTAATCTTAAGGACAGAATGAAGATGGCTGAAGATGACCTGAGAAATGCATCTACTTGTGCAACCGTTGCTTTTGTACTTGTGAATAGATTATCAGAGGCAAACCATAATCATCTCAATGCATTGAAGGGTAAGGACAAACAACTTGCAGAATCAGCAGAGGCGATCTTGAGTAAGGATGCTCTTTTGATCAACCAAGCTACCATGATTGAAGAAGCAGAAACACGTATTCATTCCCTTGAAACTGAAGTTGAAAAGTCAGAGGAAGCTTGCACTGAACTTCGCCAGAGGCTTCTGGAGGAGGAGCAGTGTGCTGCTGCTATTGAACAAAAGCTTGAAGATATGGTGGAGAATGACTTTTTGAAGACACAGGAGGAGCTGTCTAAACTTGAGGACAGAATGAAGATGGCTGAAGATGACCTAAGAAATGCATCTACTTGTGCAACTGTTGCTTTTGTACTTGTGAATAGATTATCAGAGGCAAACCATAATCATCTCAATGCATTGAAGGGTAAGGATGCTCTTCTAATTGACCAAGCTACCATGATTGAAGAAGCAGAAAAACATATTCGTTCCCTTAAAATTGAAGTTGCAAAGTCAGAGGAAGTTTGCACTGATCTCCAGAAAAGGCTTTTTGAGGAGGGGCAGCATGCTGCTGCTATTGAACAAAAGCTTGAAGATATGGTGGAGATTGACATTTTGAAGACACAGGAGGAGCTGTCTAAGCTAAGAACAGGTGTATCCACACTCAGGGCTCACATGGGCATGCATAGAGATAGTGACAGAAGCCCTGAAAGAAGTGTTAAAGAAAACCTTTATACCTCTAATGATGGCAGAGATGAAAGACGG TCAAACAAAAGGGCAGATGCCAAGAATTTGCACTCTATTCAGGGGCAGGAAACTGGTACACCTGATTGTTCTTTAAAAGTTGTAGAGAGTCTACATGGATCTCGATGTGATGAGAAAACTATTGAGTCTGGAAACACTTGCAAGAACAAGTGCGATAGAGACGTGACTATTATTCTTCTGAAAAAGGAAATAGAATCTGCCATGGAAAGCTTAAAAGAGGTTCAAGCTGAGATGGCCAGAATATGCAATGAAAAAGAGGAGATTCGGTTGTCTGAGAAACAGAGCAAGGAAGGCCTACAGTGCCTTGCAGCACATGCACTTGCTCTGGAAGAAGCAATGAATGACTTCGGAAAGCTGTTGGAAGTCAAGATTAGAGCTGTCCATCAAAAGATAAATACTGTTGAGCAAACCGTGCAAGAAATCAGTACTCATTGGTGCCAGACAAAAGAG TTCCTTGAACTTGAAGTTGGTGATGCAAAGATAATTGCAACTCAGAAAGCTTCAGAGGCTTCTTGTATTCTCGCTAAATTTGAAGAGGCGCAAGATACCATAACAGAAGCAGATATTATGATCAATGGGCTCATGATTGCTAATGAAAAAATGAAACTTGATATCAAGAGGCGGAAGCAAGTGGAAACTGCGCTACTAAATGAGAGGGATGAACTAATTAATCAGGTTAAAAGTTTGCAATCCATTAATACTGTGAAGGATCAGCAACTTGAAGACCTTGAAGAGCAGTTTGGTTCAAGTTTGACAGAGACGAGGTTTATGGTTGCTGAACTGGAGGGTCTCATCACTGAACTGAAAACTGCTTTTTCTCAGAGTGTCAAGGCTGTAGCTTGTGATAGTCATTGCCTTAAGTCTCTTCTGTTTGATTCAATGAAGCTAGCATGCTCATGGCTTGAAGATGTCTGGTCGGAGATAATTGTGAAAGACTGTGCAGTGTCAGTTCTTCACTTGTGTCATATGGGAATTTTGTTGGAAACTTTGACAGGGCTGAATGCAGAAAATGGTTTGCTTCAGCATGGATTGTCAGAGTCAAATGCTGTTATAGCTAATTTGAGGGAACACAATTCCAGGTCAAGAAGAGAGCTTGAAATGTGTAGAGATATTAAGGGAAAACTTCTAGCTGATATTAAGAATAGTTTTGATCGAATATCAAAGAAGGAAGAGGAAACCGGTGAGCTTAGTATCAAATTAGTCACTTTTGAGAAAAAGATATCTGCATTACAGTTTCAAGAGGAAGTTATGTTGCAAAGGTCTAACCATATGGGATCTCAGCTTGCAGTTTTAATGAAGGAATTAGATTTGAGTAACACAAATTTTGTATCTTCCCTTCTTGATCAAGAGCAACTGCTCAAAGATAAAGAAGTGCAGCTGGAATCTCAGGCTGAGATTTCTATGGTAGACTTATGTACAAAAGACTTTGagtctcttattttctcttcagaGATGAAACAAATGATTGTCCACTTAACCGACTCTGGGAAAAAGCTTACCAATGCTTATGCTGTCCTTGATGGTTTAAAGAAAGAAATGACTTTTACAAAATTAGATGCATGTTTGAAAGAGCAGCTATTGGTGGAGCGGGAAAGTGAGTTGTCTTTTCTCCAAGAAAAAGTTGAAGAAGCACAGGTTGAGCAAAGAATGTTGAAGAAAGAGAACTGTCTACTTCTCCAGGATTTGGAGGAGCAGAAAGCTGACTCTGGGAAAAAGCTTGCCAATGCTTATTCTGTCGCTGATGGTTTAAAGAAAGAAATGATTTTTGCAAAATTAGATGCATACTTGAAAGGGCAGCTATTGGTGGAGCAGGAAAGTGAGTTGTCTTTTCTACAAGAAAAAGTTGAAGAAGCACAAATTGAgttaagaaagatgaagaaagaaAACTGTCTGCTTCTCCAGAATTTGGACGAGAAGGAAGCAGACACCGGAAAAAAGCTTACCAATGCTTATGCTGTCATTGATGgtttaaagaaagaaataattttTGCAAAAGTAGATGCATTTTTGAAAGAGCAGCTATTGGAGGAGCAGGAAAGGATATCAAAGTTTATAGAAGAGTTTGAGTTCTTAGAGAACCGAACTGAAGAGCTGGAATCTGAAAATATGAATCTTCATGCAGAGTTATCAAGGAAAGATGAGGTTTTAAGGGGTCTTTTATTTGATCTCAGCCTGCTACAAGAGTCTGCTTCTAATACCAAGGATCAAAAAGATGAAATGGAGGAAATGGTTTCTACTTTGGAGGCTTTAGAAGACGAGCTTGCTGTAAAATCAAGTGAACTTAACGAGGCTGTTAGTCATAGTCATATGCTCAAAGTGCAACTGCAGGAGAAGCTAGAGACGATCACCAGTCTTCAGCTGGATATTAAAGGTGAACGTGAGTCTTTGAAGCTTCTCTACTCTGAAAATCAGGAGCTGAAATCTCATATTGAGGATGCCTTGGCAGTAAAAAGTTCTCTTGAAGATGAATTAACAGAGAGAAAGAAGATCACTGAGAGCTTAGAGGTGGAAATCTCAGAAATGAATAATACCCTTTCCGAAATGAAAGATACCATAGAGTTCTTGAGTAGTAATCTAAATGAAGTTTCGGGTGAAAGAGATGAGCTTCACATGGAGGTGCTTAGCTTGGAAGAAAAGCTTAGAAAGGCACAGGCTGAGGCGAAACAAAGTGAAGCCAATGCAATGGAAGCTCAACAG ATGGCTGAATCAAAGAAGACCTATGCTGAAGAGAAGGAAGCTGAGGTAAAACTATTAGAGAGATCTGTTGAAGAGCTAGAATGTACTATAAATGTATTGGAGAACAAG GTTGACATTATCAAAGGGGAAGCTGAACGTCAGCGATTACAAAGAGAGGAGCTAGAATCAGAGCTGGATGCTATAAAAGTTCAGATGCAGAATGTTAAAAATGCTGATGCAGACATGAAAAG GTGTTTGGATGAGAAGACGAAGGATCTTCAACAAGCACTTGATCAGATACAAATTCTTGAAACTGACATATCTGACAAGGACAGAGAG ATTGCCCAATGCATAACACATATTTCTGAACTAAATGTCCATGCCGAAGCCCAGGCAAAGGAGTATAAGCAGAAG TTCAAGGCATTGGAAGCCATGGCAGAACAAGTTAAACCTGAAGGTTATGCCAGCAATGCCCAAAGTCATTCATCAAACAAGTTAGAGAAAAATGTGGCAAAGCCTCGAGGCTCTGGTTCCCCATTCAAATGCATTGGTTTGGGTTTGGCACAACAAATGAAATTAGAGAAAGATGAGGATCTTACTGCTGCAAGGCTGCGCATTGAAGAATTAGAATCCTTAGCAGCAAATCGCCAGAAAGAG ATATTTTCTCTCAATGCAAGACTAGCAGCTGCAGAGAGCATGACCCATGATGTGATTCGAGATCTGTTGGGAGTCAAATTGGACATGACCAATTATGTG TCATTGTTGGATAATCAGCAAGTGCAGAAAATAACAGAGAAGGCTAGACTTGATAATTTAGAATCTCAAGTGAAG GATCACGAGGTTGTCAAGCTCAAGCAGCAGCTCAATGAATTTGTTGAGGAGAGGCAAGG GTGGCTTGAGGAAATTGATAGAAAACAAGCTGAGCTAACTGCAGTGCACGTAGCATTGGAGAATGTTCGTCAGCGAGATCAGTTGCTTAAAATCGAAAACGAAATGCTCAAG ATGGAGAATGTAAACTACAAGAAAAAGGTATTGGAACTTGAAGGAGAAGTAAAGAAACTATCTGGCCAACAAAACCTCCAACAACGAATTCACCATCATGCCAAAATTAAG GAAGAAAATAACATGCTAAAAATCCAAAATGAAGAGCTCGGCGTCAAGCTGCGGCGAACAGAGGTTGTACTTTCACGTGTAAGGGAAGAGCTCGGTCATTATCGTGCTTCTATTGGGAAAAGCCCTTGCGTTAATTTCGACGAGGAGCAACGTTTGAATAACAAACTGAGG GAGTCTGATGAAGACCGGGTGCAACTAGCGCACAAGTTATTGGCATTGTGTACAAGTGTTTTAAAG GCTGCCGGTATAACAATGCCTATTTCTGATATATGCCCTGCGGCTGCTGAAGAGGCACTTGAACAACTCCAGAATAAAGTAATCTCACTTGAAAGAGAATTGCAAAGTTTGACACTTAAG AATAAGATTTATAGTGAAAGAAACAGATTGTCGGAACTAATGCCGCAGACTTCACCTCCGGCGAGTGCAAGAACAGATGAAAACTGTCATACCCCGAAAAGGCCATTTCTTTCCACATTAGATCGATAG